In the uncultured Methanobacterium sp. genome, one interval contains:
- a CDS encoding DUF2097 domain-containing protein has product MEEETFLKAEEIIDYIRDNVKTHDTLEISYNRIYAPGEVLGVEMEEEYGEEFLEVTLHLNGDLVNQVVRINMHAIKDDLIEIRHTHGEELKVFMAE; this is encoded by the coding sequence ATGGAAGAAGAAACATTTTTAAAGGCCGAAGAGATCATTGATTATATTCGGGACAATGTCAAAACGCACGACACCCTTGAAATTTCATATAACCGTATTTACGCTCCAGGAGAAGTTTTAGGGGTTGAAATGGAGGAAGAATATGGGGAAGAGTTTCTTGAAGTCACCCTGCACTTGAATGGAGATCTGGTCAATCAGGTAGTGCGCATCAACATGCACGCCATTAAGGATGATCTCATAGAAATTAGGCATACTCATGGAGAAGAGCTCAAGGTATTCATGGCAGAATAA
- a CDS encoding DUF2097 domain-containing protein, with translation MMVRDLTMDCEEAIEYIKKNVKNYDKIEMSYNRVFTPGEVINIETCVLKGGQKSCTVLVSLEGDTIHSTVDIDLEKIKYDLIEVRHIPKDGEETLITIDTCEE, from the coding sequence ATGATGGTTCGAGACTTGACTATGGATTGTGAAGAAGCAATTGAATACATCAAAAAGAACGTAAAGAACTATGATAAGATTGAAATGTCTTACAATCGGGTTTTCACTCCAGGGGAAGTTATAAACATTGAAACCTGTGTTCTTAAGGGTGGACAGAAAAGTTGCACAGTCCTGGTAAGCCTTGAAGGCGATACTATTCATTCAACCGTCGATATTGACCTTGAAAAGATAAAATATGATTTAATTGAGGTCAGACACATCCCTAAAGATGGTGAAGAAACATTGATCACCATTGACACATGTGAAGAATAG